A single genomic interval of Sphingopyxis sp. CCNWLW2 harbors:
- a CDS encoding YebC/PmpR family DNA-binding transcriptional regulator: MAGHSKFKNIMHRKGAQDKKRSSLFSKLSREITVAAKMGLPDPDANARLRAAINAAKAQSVPKDNIQRSIDKAAGGEGDNYEEIRYEGYGPGGVSLIVEALTDNRNRTATNVRTAFAKNGGNLGTSGSVSHGFDRLGMISYAAKAGDADTVFEAALDAGADDVESSEDGHDIWTSVDSLHEVAKALEAKLGEAEGVKLAWRPTLKSEVADEATAQTLFKLIDTLDDDDDVQTVWGNYEIPDAVMEKLG, from the coding sequence ATGGCCGGCCATAGCAAATTTAAAAACATCATGCACCGCAAGGGTGCGCAGGACAAAAAACGCAGTTCGCTGTTTTCCAAGCTTTCGCGCGAAATCACCGTCGCGGCGAAGATGGGCCTGCCCGATCCCGACGCCAACGCCCGCCTGCGTGCGGCGATCAACGCCGCCAAGGCGCAGTCGGTGCCGAAGGATAATATCCAGCGCTCGATCGACAAGGCCGCGGGCGGCGAAGGCGATAATTACGAGGAAATCCGCTACGAAGGCTATGGCCCCGGCGGCGTGTCGCTGATCGTCGAGGCGCTGACCGACAACCGTAACCGCACCGCGACCAACGTCCGTACGGCGTTCGCGAAGAACGGCGGCAACCTCGGCACCAGCGGCAGCGTCAGCCACGGTTTCGACCGGCTGGGCATGATCAGCTATGCCGCGAAAGCGGGCGATGCCGACACCGTGTTCGAAGCCGCGCTCGACGCCGGCGCCGACGATGTCGAATCGTCCGAGGACGGCCACGACATCTGGACCAGCGTCGACAGCCTGCACGAAGTCGCGAAAGCGCTCGAAGCCAAGCTCGGCGAAGCCGAAGGCGTCAAGCTCGCCTGGCGGCCGACGCTCAAGAGCGAAGTCGCCGACGAAGCGACCGCGCAGACCCTATTCAAGCTGATCGACACGCTCGACGACGACGACGACGTCCAGACCGTGTGGGGCAATTACGAAATCCCCGACGCCGTGATGGAAAAACTGGGGTGA
- a CDS encoding YbjQ family protein codes for MFSTTTNNVEGRPVREYLGIVTGEVIVGANLFRDLFASITDIVGGRSGKYEDVLARARKEAIGEMEAEAARLGGNAVIGVDLDYEVLGQNGSMLMVSASGTAVTLA; via the coding sequence ATGTTCAGCACCACCACCAACAATGTCGAGGGCCGTCCGGTCCGCGAATATCTGGGCATCGTCACCGGCGAAGTGATCGTCGGCGCCAATTTGTTCCGCGACCTGTTCGCCAGCATCACCGACATCGTCGGCGGCCGTTCGGGCAAATATGAGGATGTGCTTGCCCGCGCGCGCAAGGAAGCGATCGGCGAAATGGAAGCCGAAGCCGCGCGCCTCGGCGGCAATGCGGTGATCGGCGTCGACCTCGACTATGAAGTGCTCGGGCAGAATGGCTCGATGCTGATGGTCAGCGCCTCGGGAACGGCGGTGACGCTGGCGTGA
- a CDS encoding cytochrome C, giving the protein MSFILRRISTTKTGKQIIRDQALPGDTITLGREGSNSIHVADLAVNPQHATISSADGRTVRVAASEGLGFDLNGRSATVADIDSGAGGELRFGGHRLTIAREGENIILLVERIDELSQSSKDVDEAKAFSLQGVMLGKRMGAWAFGLLMLLAFLIGPIWAWYSYKNVNERPDGYHADSAWLSGPLSSAHASLKNDCQSCHVEPFVAVTDKACVGCHTGEHKAMSMAHAGAPTAMLLAARHPPGVGEKILAGFAKTFNKPQGRCVECHTEHEGSGPMPATPQKFCADCHNGMSARLKTAGLPTSLADAADFGTSHPEFRPLVRPALGAKLVRTTLAKGMVDYNGLKFPHDMHLQATGGVARMAASFRGRYDFGKKLECSNCHRVEADGVRVKPVEMERDCAMCHSLAFETVGGVTRTLRHGEPDQVVADLTAYYRSTPPSRPLQLGGMQRRRPGAYAEGQVYNIYFNEVATRPSRAQDAVRAVFSKGGACYDCHTIFAPQAGNSWRVAAVSQTPRYLQKGWFDHDAHKETECADCHTAAPASKASTDLLVPGLRQCRDCHVGEGGAHVVKVETATESPCAMCHEYHSDGGKPWMPPRRAKKNTAAITNKPLAATYSVSMITGTGGRGLYDVTWRTPPLHGARRGG; this is encoded by the coding sequence ATGAGCTTCATCCTGCGCCGTATTTCGACGACGAAGACCGGCAAACAGATCATCCGCGATCAGGCGCTGCCGGGCGACACGATCACGCTCGGCCGCGAGGGCAGCAATAGCATCCATGTCGCTGATCTCGCGGTGAACCCGCAGCATGCGACGATCAGCAGCGCCGATGGCCGCACCGTCCGCGTGGCGGCGAGCGAGGGGCTGGGGTTCGACCTCAATGGGCGCAGCGCAACCGTTGCCGATATCGATAGCGGTGCGGGCGGCGAGCTGCGCTTCGGCGGGCACCGCCTGACGATCGCGCGTGAGGGCGAGAATATCATCCTCCTCGTCGAGCGCATCGACGAGCTGTCGCAGTCGTCGAAGGATGTCGATGAGGCGAAGGCTTTCTCGCTGCAGGGCGTGATGCTGGGCAAGCGCATGGGGGCGTGGGCGTTCGGCCTGTTGATGCTGCTCGCTTTCCTGATCGGGCCGATCTGGGCGTGGTACAGCTACAAGAATGTCAACGAGCGCCCCGACGGCTATCATGCCGACAGCGCCTGGCTGTCGGGTCCGCTGTCGAGCGCGCACGCGAGCCTGAAGAACGACTGCCAGTCGTGCCATGTCGAACCGTTCGTCGCGGTGACCGACAAGGCGTGCGTCGGCTGCCACACCGGCGAGCATAAGGCGATGAGCATGGCGCACGCGGGTGCGCCGACCGCGATGTTGCTCGCCGCGCGCCATCCGCCGGGGGTGGGCGAGAAGATTCTTGCGGGTTTCGCGAAGACCTTCAACAAGCCGCAGGGCCGCTGCGTCGAGTGTCATACCGAGCATGAAGGTTCGGGGCCGATGCCCGCGACGCCGCAGAAATTCTGCGCCGACTGTCATAACGGCATGTCGGCGCGATTGAAGACCGCGGGCCTTCCGACGTCGCTCGCCGACGCCGCCGATTTTGGCACAAGCCACCCCGAATTCCGCCCGCTCGTGCGCCCGGCGCTGGGCGCGAAGCTGGTGCGCACGACGCTGGCGAAGGGGATGGTCGACTACAATGGCCTCAAATTCCCGCACGACATGCATTTGCAGGCGACTGGTGGGGTTGCGCGCATGGCGGCTAGCTTCCGCGGCCGCTATGATTTCGGCAAGAAGCTCGAATGTTCGAACTGCCACCGCGTCGAGGCCGACGGGGTGCGCGTGAAGCCGGTCGAGATGGAGCGCGACTGCGCGATGTGCCACAGCCTTGCCTTCGAAACCGTCGGCGGCGTGACGCGAACGCTGCGCCATGGCGAGCCCGATCAGGTCGTCGCCGACCTCACCGCTTATTACCGCTCGACCCCGCCCTCGCGTCCGCTTCAGCTTGGCGGCATGCAGCGTCGCCGCCCCGGCGCCTATGCCGAGGGGCAAGTCTACAATATCTATTTCAACGAAGTCGCGACGCGGCCCAGCCGCGCGCAGGATGCGGTGCGCGCGGTCTTCTCAAAGGGCGGCGCGTGCTATGACTGCCACACGATCTTTGCGCCGCAGGCGGGTAACAGCTGGCGGGTCGCGGCGGTCAGCCAGACGCCGCGCTACCTGCAAAAGGGCTGGTTCGACCATGACGCGCACAAGGAAACCGAATGCGCCGATTGCCACACCGCCGCGCCGGCTTCGAAAGCCTCGACTGACCTGCTTGTTCCGGGGCTGCGCCAGTGCCGCGATTGCCATGTCGGCGAGGGCGGGGCGCACGTGGTGAAGGTCGAAACCGCGACCGAATCGCCCTGCGCGATGTGCCATGAATATCATTCGGACGGCGGGAAACCGTGGATGCCGCCGCGCAGAGCCAAGAAAAACACCGCCGCAATCACAAATAAACCTCTTGCTGCTACCTATAGTGTGAGCATGATCACAGGAACCGGGGGGCGGGGCCTTTACGATGTGACGTGGCGCACACCTCCCTTGCACGGGGCAAGGCGGGGCGGGTGA
- a CDS encoding arginyltransferase, protein MSAPFRFPRFFVTSPAPCPYLAGKTERKVFTELSGNSANELNDALGRIGFRRSQSVAYRPSCADCSACVSVRVCASEFTPSSSQKRNLRRNGDLVAAACKPWATEEQYALLRAYLGSRHPDGGMADMDEQDFADMVEQTPVDSYMIEYREPTADGSKGRLVGCCLTDRQGDGLSMIYSFFDAAHPMREGLGTYIIADHVQRAARAGLPYVYLGYWIEGSARMAYKARFRPLEKLGPDGWSRFEPTQSERIAAMFELA, encoded by the coding sequence GTGTCCGCACCGTTCCGTTTTCCGCGCTTTTTCGTCACCAGCCCGGCGCCCTGTCCCTATCTGGCGGGCAAGACCGAGCGCAAGGTGTTCACCGAACTCAGCGGCAACTCGGCGAACGAGCTGAACGACGCGCTCGGCCGCATCGGCTTCCGCCGCAGCCAGTCGGTCGCCTATCGTCCGAGCTGCGCCGATTGCTCGGCCTGCGTGTCGGTGCGCGTCTGCGCGAGCGAATTCACGCCCAGCAGCTCGCAGAAGCGCAACCTGCGCCGCAACGGCGATCTCGTCGCGGCCGCGTGCAAGCCGTGGGCGACCGAAGAGCAATATGCGCTGCTCCGCGCTTATCTGGGTTCGCGCCATCCCGATGGCGGGATGGCCGACATGGACGAGCAGGATTTTGCCGACATGGTCGAGCAGACCCCGGTCGACTCCTATATGATCGAATATCGCGAGCCGACCGCGGACGGCAGCAAGGGCCGCCTCGTCGGTTGTTGCCTCACCGACCGGCAGGGCGACGGGCTGTCGATGATCTACAGCTTTTTCGACGCGGCCCACCCGATGCGCGAGGGGCTCGGCACCTATATCATCGCCGACCATGTCCAGCGTGCGGCGCGGGCGGGACTGCCCTACGTCTATCTCGGCTATTGGATCGAAGGGTCGGCGCGCATGGCGTATAAGGCGCGTTTCCGTCCGCTCGAAAAGCTCGGCCCCGATGGCTGGTCGCGCTTCGAGCCGACGCAGTCCGAGCGCATCGCGGCGATGTTTGAGCTCGCCTGA
- a CDS encoding DUF1244 domain-containing protein codes for MSCSDDQTTGNDALDSIDDAVAAAAFRRLVRLLQHRSDAANIDLMGLAGFCRNCLGDWIAEAGDMDKEAGRAIVHGMPTAEWKARHHTAATPEQLARMEESMAKNPGAD; via the coding sequence ATGTCCTGCAGCGACGATCAGACGACCGGTAACGACGCGCTCGACAGCATCGACGATGCGGTCGCCGCCGCGGCCTTCCGCCGCCTCGTCCGCCTGCTCCAGCATCGCAGCGACGCGGCGAACATCGATTTGATGGGTCTCGCCGGATTTTGCCGCAACTGCCTCGGCGACTGGATTGCCGAGGCGGGCGACATGGACAAGGAGGCGGGCCGCGCGATCGTCCACGGCATGCCGACCGCGGAGTGGAAAGCGCGCCACCATACCGCCGCCACGCCCGAACAGCTCGCGCGGATGGAAGAAAGCATGGCCAAAAATCCCGGAGCCGATTAG
- a CDS encoding NAD(P)-binding domain-containing protein: protein MSDPVKVAIIGSGPAGLSAASRAAQLGLSHILLEKTDHLSDTIFKYQKGKRVLATPERLDLRSDCRFAEGAREYILGNWDEDAANNKVNVAYHAEVAEVSGAKGAFAIKTAKGDVYTAENIVLAIGTQGNPNRMRCEGADLPHIIYQVDDPEDFKDKHITVVGSGDAGIENALGVAEEALENTVTILNRSKDFARAKAKNVADMTEAGENGFMSIRTETQPKKVEPGWLTLETPTGEERIECDVIVARLGSVAPRGFVESMGIEFTGPDREAFPKLSPTFETTVPGLYVIGALAGYPLIKHCMNQGYDVVEFLNGNKALTPADEKDLAAIFAGLPQQKSVSEWLEYLRTRIRIFADVSPLQMREFMLDSKVAFYRKGDVVFEKGEPGSSLFAIADGHAVVEVGPDINVPIEQGSIFGEVGLISGRKRGATIRAGEDAIFVEVSRTAALKLMAAVPGAKRVINRISLERQLLQIFKGGLTVEDLEPIVEDPAIERVPAGKVVLAEGDEGDDVYVIRSGSMVVEKDIGGKPIFLRYLPAGSFFGEMAVLSGEKRNATVKAAVASEVIRLKGEQFKAMLAKRPQVREATEAAVAERAAMNSFIESRKASYSSAVDLYSDTATFIMKEGLGEATDALLIDENLCVGCDNCEKACADSHEGLSRLDREAGKTFAHLHVPTSCRHCEHPHCMADCPPNVIHRGPDGEVFMEPGCIGCGNCMRNCPYGVIRMEAAPPEKPSLLRWLLTGFGPGPGEPSPKWTKKQLGDEKPKKIAVKCDMCKGISGGPACVRACPTGAAIRVSPEEFLSIARLDEDTD, encoded by the coding sequence ATGAGCGATCCGGTCAAGGTTGCGATCATCGGGTCGGGTCCCGCGGGGCTCAGCGCCGCGTCGCGCGCCGCGCAGCTCGGACTCAGCCACATATTGCTCGAAAAGACCGACCACCTGTCGGACACGATCTTCAAATATCAGAAGGGCAAGCGCGTACTCGCGACGCCCGAGCGGCTCGATCTGCGCTCCGACTGCCGCTTTGCCGAGGGCGCGCGCGAATATATCCTTGGCAACTGGGACGAGGACGCCGCGAACAACAAGGTGAATGTGGCGTATCACGCCGAGGTTGCCGAAGTGTCCGGCGCGAAGGGCGCGTTCGCGATCAAGACCGCGAAGGGTGACGTCTACACCGCAGAGAATATCGTGCTCGCGATCGGGACGCAGGGCAATCCGAACCGGATGCGCTGCGAGGGCGCCGACCTGCCGCACATCATCTATCAGGTCGACGATCCCGAGGATTTCAAGGACAAGCATATCACCGTCGTCGGATCGGGCGACGCGGGGATCGAAAATGCGCTCGGTGTCGCCGAGGAAGCGCTTGAGAACACCGTCACGATCCTCAACCGGTCAAAGGATTTCGCGCGTGCCAAGGCGAAGAATGTCGCCGACATGACCGAGGCCGGCGAAAATGGCTTCATGTCGATCCGCACCGAAACGCAGCCGAAGAAGGTCGAGCCGGGCTGGCTGACGCTCGAAACCCCGACTGGGGAAGAGCGGATCGAGTGCGACGTGATCGTCGCGCGATTGGGCTCGGTCGCGCCGCGCGGCTTTGTCGAATCGATGGGGATCGAGTTCACCGGTCCCGATCGGGAGGCTTTTCCGAAATTGTCGCCGACATTCGAGACGACGGTGCCCGGCCTCTATGTCATCGGCGCGCTCGCGGGTTATCCGCTGATCAAGCATTGCATGAACCAGGGCTATGACGTCGTCGAGTTCCTTAACGGCAACAAGGCGCTTACCCCCGCCGACGAAAAGGATCTCGCGGCGATCTTCGCGGGGTTGCCGCAGCAGAAATCGGTCAGCGAGTGGCTCGAATATCTGCGCACGCGCATCCGCATCTTCGCCGATGTCTCGCCGCTCCAGATGCGCGAATTCATGCTCGATTCGAAGGTCGCCTTTTACCGCAAGGGCGACGTCGTGTTCGAAAAGGGCGAGCCGGGGTCGTCGCTCTTCGCGATCGCCGACGGCCATGCGGTGGTCGAGGTCGGACCCGACATCAATGTGCCGATCGAGCAGGGGTCGATCTTCGGCGAGGTCGGCCTGATTTCGGGCCGCAAGCGCGGTGCGACGATCCGCGCCGGCGAAGACGCCATCTTTGTTGAGGTGTCGCGTACCGCGGCGCTCAAGCTGATGGCGGCGGTTCCGGGCGCGAAACGCGTGATCAACCGCATCTCGCTCGAACGCCAGTTGCTGCAGATCTTCAAGGGCGGGCTGACCGTCGAGGATCTCGAGCCGATCGTCGAGGATCCCGCGATCGAACGCGTGCCCGCGGGCAAGGTCGTGCTTGCCGAGGGCGACGAGGGCGACGATGTCTATGTCATCCGCTCGGGGTCGATGGTCGTCGAGAAGGATATCGGCGGCAAGCCGATCTTCCTGCGCTATTTGCCTGCGGGCAGCTTTTTCGGCGAAATGGCGGTGCTCAGCGGAGAGAAGCGCAACGCCACGGTCAAGGCAGCGGTCGCGAGCGAAGTGATCCGGCTGAAGGGCGAGCAGTTCAAGGCGATGCTCGCCAAGCGGCCGCAGGTGCGCGAGGCGACCGAGGCCGCGGTCGCCGAACGCGCGGCGATGAACAGCTTCATCGAATCGCGCAAGGCGAGCTATTCGAGCGCGGTCGACCTCTATTCGGACACCGCGACCTTCATTATGAAGGAGGGGCTCGGCGAGGCGACCGACGCGCTGTTGATCGACGAGAATCTGTGCGTCGGCTGCGACAATTGCGAAAAGGCGTGCGCCGACAGCCACGAAGGCCTGTCGCGGCTGGACCGCGAGGCGGGCAAGACCTTTGCGCACCTGCATGTTCCGACGAGCTGCCGCCACTGCGAGCACCCGCATTGCATGGCCGACTGTCCGCCGAACGTGATCCACCGCGGCCCCGACGGCGAGGTGTTCATGGAGCCGGGGTGCATCGGTTGCGGCAACTGCATGCGCAACTGCCCCTATGGCGTGATCCGCATGGAGGCCGCGCCGCCGGAGAAGCCGAGCCTGCTCCGCTGGCTGCTCACCGGTTTCGGGCCCGGGCCGGGCGAACCGTCGCCCAAATGGACCAAGAAGCAATTGGGCGACGAGAAGCCCAAGAAGATCGCGGTCAAATGCGACATGTGCAAAGGCATATCGGGCGGCCCCGCTTGCGTGCGTGCGTGCCCGACGGGCGCCGCGATCCGCGTGTCGCCGGAGGAATTCCTGTCGATCGCGCGGCTCGACGAGGACACCGACTGA
- a CDS encoding metallophosphoesterase, whose protein sequence is MLIAQITDIHIGFDPDNPAEYNRKRLDEVLDVLIEGPNRPDLLLATGDLSDRGDDDSYRRLATAFSRCPFPVWPSVGNHDLRDNFHARFPGLDDGNGFVQYTIELPELRLVTIDTLEEGRHGGAFCDRRAAWLDAELAKDSAKPTYIVMHHPPIESGIEWMNTDPDEPWVAVFTDVVRRHPQVRGLICGHLHRSVTVAWEGRTIAICSSTAPQVSLDLRPIDENKPDDRPMIVAEDPAYALHRWNGRELVSFYDHAGAHTMLAKYDERLQPLVRELKAERPRQ, encoded by the coding sequence ATGCTGATCGCGCAGATCACAGATATCCATATCGGGTTCGATCCGGACAATCCGGCCGAATATAACCGCAAGCGCCTCGACGAGGTGCTCGACGTGCTGATCGAGGGGCCGAACCGCCCCGACTTGCTGCTCGCCACCGGCGATCTTTCCGATCGCGGCGACGACGACAGTTATCGCCGCCTCGCGACCGCCTTTTCGCGCTGTCCCTTTCCGGTGTGGCCGAGCGTCGGCAATCACGACCTGCGCGACAATTTCCACGCCCGCTTTCCCGGTCTCGACGACGGCAACGGTTTCGTTCAGTACACGATAGAACTCCCCGAACTGCGGCTGGTGACGATCGATACGCTGGAGGAAGGGCGCCACGGCGGGGCGTTCTGCGACCGGCGCGCCGCGTGGCTCGACGCCGAACTGGCGAAGGACAGCGCCAAGCCCACCTATATCGTCATGCACCATCCGCCGATCGAAAGCGGGATCGAGTGGATGAACACCGACCCCGACGAGCCGTGGGTCGCGGTCTTCACCGACGTGGTACGCCGCCATCCGCAGGTTCGTGGACTGATCTGCGGCCACCTCCACCGCTCGGTGACTGTTGCGTGGGAGGGGCGCACAATCGCGATCTGTTCGTCGACCGCGCCGCAGGTCTCGCTCGATCTGAGGCCCATCGACGAGAACAAGCCCGACGACCGGCCGATGATCGTCGCTGAAGATCCCGCTTATGCGCTCCACCGTTGGAATGGGCGCGAACTCGTCAGCTTCTACGACCACGCCGGCGCGCATACGATGCTCGCCAAATATGACGAACGGCTACAACCGCTGGTGCGCGAGTTGAAGGCCGAGCGGCCGCGCCAATAG
- the pyk gene encoding pyruvate kinase, with protein sequence MVQNFTPRQRKVRILATLGPASANPEMIAALHRAGADAFRVNMSHGDHAGHAKVIAAIRALEKDTGRPTTILVDLQGPKLRVGTFKDGPAELVNGKSFTLDTDKTPGDATRVYLPHPELFAALEAGTRLLIDDGKLVLRVQSVAPDKIETVVEVGGKISDRKGVNVPDVVVPLAALTEKDRKDLTFALEQHVDWIALSFVQRPEDVAEARTLIGGKAALLVKFEKPSGVQRIEEILELADAAMVARGDLGVELPPEAVPPLQKKIVATARRMGKPVVVATQMLESMIVSPSPTRAEVSDVATAVYDGADAIMLSAETAAGAFPVEAVTMMDSIARSVESDPDYFRRLHFTETAPDATTADALAEAAGSIITTIAADAIICFTASGSTARRVARERPGAPLLVLTPKREAARRMGLLWGAHAVPTKDIGSFEEMIAKGKRMALRHGICKAGAKLVMMAGVPFGTPGSTNVLHVATLTGDELRGYS encoded by the coding sequence GTGGTCCAGAATTTTACCCCCCGCCAGCGCAAGGTGCGCATCCTGGCGACCCTTGGCCCCGCAAGCGCCAACCCCGAGATGATCGCCGCGCTGCATCGCGCCGGCGCCGATGCGTTTCGCGTCAATATGAGCCACGGCGATCATGCGGGTCATGCCAAGGTGATCGCGGCGATCCGCGCGCTCGAAAAGGATACCGGACGTCCGACGACGATCCTTGTCGACCTGCAGGGCCCGAAACTGCGCGTCGGCACCTTCAAGGATGGCCCGGCCGAGCTGGTGAACGGCAAGAGCTTCACCCTCGATACCGACAAGACGCCGGGTGATGCGACGCGCGTATATCTGCCGCACCCCGAACTGTTCGCGGCGCTTGAGGCCGGCACGCGCCTGCTGATCGACGACGGCAAGCTGGTGCTGCGCGTGCAGAGCGTCGCGCCGGACAAGATCGAGACGGTGGTCGAGGTCGGCGGCAAGATTTCGGACCGCAAGGGTGTTAATGTCCCTGATGTCGTCGTGCCGCTCGCGGCGCTGACCGAAAAGGACCGCAAGGACCTGACCTTCGCGCTCGAACAGCATGTCGACTGGATCGCGCTGTCGTTCGTGCAGCGTCCCGAGGATGTCGCCGAGGCACGCACGCTGATCGGCGGCAAGGCGGCGTTGCTCGTGAAATTCGAAAAGCCGTCGGGCGTGCAGCGGATCGAGGAGATCCTGGAGCTTGCCGATGCGGCGATGGTCGCGCGCGGCGACCTGGGGGTCGAGCTGCCCCCCGAGGCGGTGCCGCCGCTTCAGAAAAAGATCGTCGCGACCGCTCGCCGCATGGGCAAGCCGGTGGTCGTCGCGACGCAGATGCTCGAATCGATGATCGTCTCGCCGTCGCCGACGCGCGCCGAAGTCTCCGACGTCGCGACCGCAGTTTACGATGGCGCCGACGCGATCATGCTGTCGGCCGAAACCGCGGCGGGCGCCTTCCCGGTCGAGGCGGTGACGATGATGGATTCGATCGCGCGCTCGGTCGAAAGCGATCCCGATTATTTCCGTCGCCTACATTTTACCGAGACCGCGCCCGACGCGACGACCGCCGACGCGCTCGCCGAGGCGGCAGGCAGCATCATTACGACGATCGCCGCCGATGCGATCATCTGCTTCACCGCATCGGGGTCGACCGCACGCCGCGTCGCGCGCGAGCGGCCGGGCGCGCCTTTGCTGGTGCTGACGCCGAAGCGCGAGGCAGCGCGGCGCATGGGCCTGCTGTGGGGCGCGCATGCCGTGCCGACCAAGGATATCGGTAGCTTCGAAGAGATGATCGCCAAGGGCAAGCGCATGGCGCTGCGCCACGGCATCTGCAAGGCGGGTGCGAAGCTGGTGATGATGGCGGGAGTTCCGTTTGGCACCCCGGGGTCGACCAACGTGCTGCATGTCGCGACACTCACGGGCGACGAGCTGCGCGGCTACAGTTAG
- a CDS encoding acyltransferase family protein: protein MDHPPKRLLRLDGLRGVAACIVSLIFHARLLFGGQENPLDGLPVIMWFQTWGWSMVDLFFVLSGFVFAHCYLDRWRMRSGTTASGFAVSRFARLWPLHAITLAFTIAVTINFPDTTWCNSLLSLLMLHVFVADPTHTLNSPAWSLSVEVLCYAVFCLAAIAGTRFLQAAMLVAMVFGVYSIAEFGVWNSLVGRGFLGFFGGVLLCQSKGLADRIPNLVLAPLAALPFIIVPDGAWLILAILIAWPAAILLALRSEIMEARPLVWLGERSYAIYLLHVPIYIMSWAILSGLTTPTQTLGLIAVLPTWAVIILAADFLYRRVERPYQKAILERFERRALNAPKLATVLRETDRRFSVVEGD, encoded by the coding sequence ATGGACCATCCCCCGAAACGGTTGTTGCGACTGGATGGACTGCGCGGCGTCGCGGCCTGCATCGTCAGCCTGATATTTCATGCGCGGCTGCTGTTCGGCGGACAGGAAAATCCGCTCGATGGGCTTCCGGTCATAATGTGGTTTCAGACTTGGGGCTGGTCGATGGTCGACCTGTTTTTTGTGCTTTCCGGCTTTGTCTTCGCACATTGCTACCTTGATCGCTGGCGAATGCGCTCGGGAACTACAGCGTCGGGATTTGCTGTTTCCCGCTTTGCTCGACTCTGGCCTTTGCATGCGATCACTCTGGCCTTCACAATCGCCGTAACCATTAACTTTCCCGATACGACGTGGTGCAATTCGCTGCTCTCGTTGCTGATGCTACATGTCTTCGTGGCCGATCCGACCCATACGCTGAATAGCCCGGCATGGTCGCTTTCGGTCGAAGTGCTTTGCTATGCAGTTTTCTGTTTGGCAGCCATTGCCGGCACGCGATTTCTTCAGGCGGCGATGCTGGTCGCGATGGTGTTCGGCGTCTATTCCATTGCTGAGTTCGGCGTCTGGAATTCCCTTGTCGGCCGCGGTTTCCTGGGTTTTTTCGGCGGCGTCCTGTTGTGTCAATCAAAGGGCCTTGCCGATCGAATACCCAACTTGGTCTTGGCGCCGCTGGCTGCGCTGCCCTTTATCATCGTGCCGGACGGGGCTTGGCTGATCTTGGCGATCCTCATCGCGTGGCCGGCTGCGATCCTTTTAGCGCTGCGAAGCGAGATCATGGAGGCTCGTCCGCTGGTCTGGTTGGGTGAGCGCAGCTATGCGATCTACCTGCTTCATGTTCCTATTTATATCATGAGCTGGGCGATCCTTTCGGGGCTCACTACGCCGACACAGACGCTGGGGTTGATCGCCGTTCTTCCAACCTGGGCGGTCATTATTTTGGCCGCCGACTTTCTCTATCGACGCGTCGAGAGACCCTATCAAAAGGCCATTCTGGAACGATTCGAACGGCGGGCTTTGAATGCCCCCAAGCTCGCAACCGTCCTTAGAGAAACTGATCGGAGATTTTCGGTCGTCGAGGGAGATTAG
- a CDS encoding arsinothricin resistance N-acetyltransferase ArsN1 family B — protein sequence MTADIRPATSADAARCAEIYAPYVTDNWVSFECDPPDAVEMARRIENYGASHGWLVAEVEGKIAGYAYGSAHRTREAYATSADVAVYLDAAFARAGIGRRLYEALFPILAHRNIHAIFAGIALPNEASIGLHEAMGFTPIGIYREVGWKMGGWRDVGWWQRLL from the coding sequence GTGACCGCCGACATCCGCCCGGCGACCTCAGCCGACGCGGCGCGATGTGCCGAGATTTACGCGCCCTATGTCACGGACAATTGGGTCAGTTTCGAATGCGATCCGCCCGATGCGGTGGAAATGGCACGCCGGATAGAGAATTATGGCGCGAGTCATGGCTGGCTGGTTGCGGAGGTCGAGGGCAAAATTGCGGGATATGCCTATGGCTCCGCCCACCGCACGCGAGAAGCCTATGCAACCTCGGCAGATGTCGCAGTCTATCTTGATGCGGCTTTTGCGCGTGCCGGAATTGGGCGGCGACTTTATGAGGCGCTGTTTCCGATTTTGGCCCATCGCAATATCCACGCCATCTTTGCCGGGATTGCCTTGCCGAATGAAGCCAGCATCGGCTTGCATGAGGCAATGGGCTTCACGCCGATCGGTATCTACCGCGAGGTCGGCTGGAAAATGGGCGGCTGGCGCGATGTCGGGTGGTGGCAGCGGTTGCTTTGA
- a CDS encoding DUF2312 domain-containing protein: MSEATVSDEQLRLFIERIERLEEEKKGIADDIRDTYNESKSQGYDPKIMRQIVRLRKLPVHDRKEMEAILDVYKSALGID; encoded by the coding sequence ATGAGCGAAGCCACCGTATCCGACGAACAACTGCGCCTTTTCATCGAGCGCATCGAGCGTCTGGAAGAAGAGAAAAAGGGCATCGCCGACGACATCCGCGACACCTATAATGAATCGAAATCGCAGGGTTACGACCCGAAAATCATGCGCCAGATCGTGCGCCTGCGCAAACTGCCGGTCCACGACCGCAAGGAAATGGAAGCGATTCTCGACGTCTATAAGTCGGCGCTCGGGATCGATTAA